The following proteins are encoded in a genomic region of Pan troglodytes isolate AG18354 chromosome 2, NHGRI_mPanTro3-v2.0_pri, whole genome shotgun sequence:
- the USP19 gene encoding ubiquitin carboxyl-terminal hydrolase 19 isoform X8, whose translation MSGGASATGPRRGPPGLEDTTSKKKQKDRANQESKDGGPRKETGSRYVAQAGLELLASGDPSASASHAAGITGSRHHTRLFFPSSSGSASTPQEEQTKEGACEDPHDLLATPPPELLLDWRQSAEEVIVKLRVGVGPLQLEDVDAAFTDTDCVVRFAGGQQWGGVFYAEIKSSCAKVQTGEGSLLHLTLPKKVPMLTWPSLLKKPLGTQELVPGLQCQENGQELSPIALEPGPEPHRAKQEARNQKRAQGRGEVGSGAGPGAQAGPSAKRAVHLCRGPEGDGSRDDPGPQGDAPPFVADPATQVEADEQLCIPPLNSQTCLLGSEENLAPLAGEKAVPPGNDPVSPAMVRSRNPGKDDCAKEEMAVAADAAALVDEPESMVNLAFVKNDSYEKGPDSVVVHVYVKEICRDTSRVLFREQDFTLIFQTRDGNFLRLHPGCGPHATFRWQVKLRNLIEPEQCTFCFTASRIDICLRKRQSQRWGGLEAPAARGAVGGAKVAVPTGPTPLDSTPPGGAPHPLTGQEEARAVEKDKSKARSEDTGLDSVATRTPMEHVTPKPETHLASPKPTCMVPPMPHSPVSGDSVEEEEEEEKKVCLPGFTGLVNLGNTCFMNSVIQSLSNTRELRDFFHDRSFEAEINYNNPLGTGGRLAIGFAVLLRALWKGTHHAFQPSKLKAIVASKASQFTGYAQHDAQEFMAFLLDGLHEDLNRIQNKPYTETVDSDGRPDEVVAEEAWQRHKMRNDSFIVDLFQGQYKSKLVCPVCAKVSITFDPFLYLPVPLPQKQKVLPVFYFAREPHSKPIKFLVSVSKENSTASEVLDSLSQSVHVKPENLRLAEVIKNRFHRVFLPSHSLDTVSPSDMLLCFELLSSELAKERVVVLEVQQRPQVPSVPISKCAACQRKQQSEDEKLKRCTRCYRVGYCNQLCQKTHWPDHKGLCRPENIGYPFLVSVPASRLTYARLAQLLEGYARYSVSVFQPPFQPGRMALESQSPGCTTLLSTGSLEAGDSERDPIQPPELQLVTPMAEGDTGLPRVWAAPDRGPVPSTSGISSEMLASGPIEVGSLPAGERVSRPEAAVPGYQHPSEAMNAHTPLFFIYKIDSSNREQRLEDKGDTPLELGDDCSLALVWRNNERLQEFVLVASKELECAEDPGSAGEAARAGHFTLDQCLNLFTRPEVLAPEEAWYCPQCKQHREASKQLLLWRLPNVLIVQLKRFSFRSFIWRDKINDLVEFPVRNLDLSKFCIGQKEEQLPSYDLYAVINHYGGMIGGHYTACARLPNDRSSQRSDVGWRLFDDSTVTTVDESQVVTRYAYVLFYRRRNSPVERPPRAGHSEHHPDLGPAAEAAASQASRIWQELEAEEEPVPEGSGPLGPWGPQDWVGPLPRGPTTPDEGCLRYFVLGTVAALVALVLNVFYPLVSQSRWR comes from the exons TGGAGGTCCTAGGAAAG agacagggtctcgatatgttgcccaggctggtcttgaacttctggcctcaggtgatccttctgcctcagcctcccatgcagctgggatcacaggctcacgccaccatacccggctgttCTTTCCTTCATCATCAGGGTCAGCATCCACTCCTCAAGAGGAGCAGACCAAAGAGG GAGCTTGTGAAGACCCTCATGATCTCTTGGCTACTCCCCCTCCAGAGTTGTTGCTCGATTGGAGGCAGAGTGCAGAAGAGGTGATTGTCAAGCTTCGTGTGGGAGTAGGTCCCCTGCAGCTGGAGGATGTAGATGCTGCTTTCACAGATACGGACTGTGTGGTGCGGTTTGCAG GTGGTCAGCAGTGGGGTGGTGTCTTCTATGCTGAGATAAAAAGCTCTTGTGCTAAAGTGCAAACCGGCGAGGGCAGTCTCCTGCACCTGACACTGCCCAAAAAGGTGCCTATGCTCACGTGGCCCTCCCTCCTG AAGAAACCTCTAGGGACCCAGGAGCTGGTGCCGGGGCTGCAGTGCCAGGAGAATGGGCAGGAACTGTCTCCCATTGCCCTGGAGCCAGGCCCTGAGCCCCACCGGGCTAAGCAGGAGGCCCGGAACCAGAAGCGGGCCCAGGGCCGTGGTGAGGTAGGCTCAGGGGCTGGCCCCGGGGCCCAGGCAGGGCCCAGCGCCAAGAGGGCTGTGCATCTCTGCAGAGGGCCAGAGGGGGACGGGTCCAGGGATGACCCTGGACCCCAGGGTGATGCCCCACCCTTCGTGGCTGACCCAGCCACCCAG GTTGAGGCTGATGAACAGCTTTGCATACCACCGCTGAACTCCCAaacctgcctcctgggctcagaggaGAATTTAGCCCCTTTGGCAGGAGAGAAAGCAGTGCCTCCCGGGAATGACCCAGTCTCTCCAGCCATGGTCCGGAGCAGAAACCCTGGGAAAGATGACTGTGCCAAGGAGGAGATGGCAGTGGCAGCAGATGCTGCAGCCTTGGTGGATG AGCCCGAGTCGATGGTGAACCTGGCGTTTGTCAAGAATGACTCGTATGAGAAGGGCCCGGATTCAGTGGTGGTGCACGTGTACGTGAAGGAGATCTGCAGGGACACCTCAAGAGTACTTTTCCGTGAGCAGGACTTCACGCTCATCTTCCAGACcag GGATGGAAACTTCCTGAGGCTGCACCCGGGCTGTGGGCCCCACGCCACCTTCCGTTGGCAGGTGAAGCTCAG GAATCTGATTGAGCCAGAGCAGTGCACCTTCTGTTTCACGGCTTCTCGCATCGACATCTGCCTTCGTAAGAGGCAGAGTCAGCGCTGGGGGGGCCTGGAGGCCCCAGCTGCACGAG GTGCAGTGGGTGGTGCAAAGGTTGCCGTGCCGACAGGTCCAACCCCTCTGGATTCAACCCCACCAGGAGGTGCTCCCCACCCGCTGACAGGCCAGGAGGAGGCCCGGGCTGTGGAGAAGGATAAATCCAAGGCACGATCTGAGGACACAGGGCTAGACAGTGTGGCAACCCGCACACCCATGGAGCATGTAACCCCAAAGCCAGAGACACACCTGGCCTCG CCCAAGCCTACATGCATGGTGCCTCCCATGCCCCACAGCCCAGTTAGTGGAGACAgcgtggaggaggaggaagaggaagagaagaaggtgTGTCTGCCAGGCTTCACTGGCCTTGTCAATTTAGGCAACACCTGCTTCATGAACAGCGTCATTCAGTCTCTGTCCAACACTCGGGAACTCCGGGACTTCTTCCATG ACCGCTCCTTTGAGGCTGAGATCAACTACAACAACCCACTAGGGACTGGTGGGCGTCTGGCCATTGGCTTTGCCGTGCTGCTTCGGGCGCTGTGGAAGGGCACCCACCATGCCTTCCAGCCTTCCAAGTTGAAG GCCATTGTGGCGAGTAAGGCCAGCCAGTTCACAGGCTATGCACAGCATGATGCCCAGGAGTTCATGGCTTTCCTGCTGGATGGGCTGCACGAGGACCTGAATCGCATTCAGAACAAGCCCTACACAGAGACCGTGGATTCAGATGGGCGGCCCGATGAG GTGGTAGCTGAGGAAGCATGGCAGCGGCACAAGATGAGGAATGACTCTTTCATCGTGGACTTATTTCAGGGGCAGTACAAGTCGAAGCTGGTGTGCCCTGTGTGTGCCAAG GTCTCCATCACTTTTGACCCGTTTCTTTATCTGCCGGTGCCCTTGCCACAAAAGCAAAAGGTTCTCCCTGTCTTTTATTTTGCCCGAGAGCCCCACAGCAAGCCCATCAAG TTCCTGGTGAGCGTCAGCAAGGAGAACTCCACTGCGAGCGAAGTATTGGACTCCCTCTCTCAGAGTGTTCATGTGAAGCCTGAGAACCTGCGTTTGGCGGAG GTAATTAAGAATCGTTTCCATCGTGTGTTCCTACCCTCCCACTCACTGGACACTGTGTCCCCATCTGATATGCTCCTCTGCTTTGAGCTGCTATCCTCAGAGTTGGCTAAGGAGCGGGTAGTGGTGCTAGAGGTGCAACAG CGCCCCCAGGTGCCCAGCGTCCCCATCTCCAAGTGTGCAGCCTGCCAGCGGAAGCAACAGTCGGAGGATGAAAAGCTGAAGCGCTGTACCCGGTGCTACCGTGTGGGCTACTGCAACCA GCTCTGCCAGAAAACCCACTGGCCTGACCACAAGGGCCTCTGCCGACCTGAGAACATTGGCTACCCCTTCCTGGTCAGTGTACCTGCCTCGCGCCTCACTTATGCCCGCCTCGCTCAGTTGCTAGAGGGCTATGCCCG GTACTCTGTGAGTGTATTCCAGCCACCCTTTCAGCCAGGCCGCATGGCCTTGGAGTCTCAGAGCCCTGGCTGCACCACACTGCTCTCCACTGGCTCCCTGGAGGCTGGGGACAGCGAGAGAGACCCCATTCAGCCACCTGAGCTCCAGCTGGTGACCCCTATGGCTGAGGGGGACACAGGGCTTCCCCGGGTGTGGGCAGCCCCTGACCGGGGTCCTGTGCCCAGCACCAGTGGAATTTCTTCTGAGATGCTGGCCAGTGGGCCCATTGAGGTTGGCTCCTTGCCTGCTGGCGAGAGGGTGTCCCGACCCGAAG CTGCTGTGCCTGGGTACCAGCATCCAAGTGAAGCTATGAATGCCCACACACCCCtgttcttcatctataaaattgatTCATCCAACCGAGAGCAGCGGCTAGAGGACAAAG GAGACACCCCACTGGAGCTGGGTGACGACTGTAGCCTGGCTCTCGTCTGGCGGAACAATGAGCGCTTGCAGGAGTTTGTGTTGGTAGCCTCCAAGGAGCTGGAATGTGCTGAGGATCCAGGCTCTGCCGGTGAGGCTGCCCGGGCCGGCCACTTCACCCTGGACCAGTGCCTCAACCTCTTCACACGGCCTGAGGTGCTGGCACCCGAGGAGGCCTG GTACTGCCCACAGTGCAAACAGCACCGTGAGGCCTCCAAGCAGCTGTTGCTATGGCGCCtgccaaatgttctcattgtgcaGCTCAAGCGCTTCTCCTTTCGTAGTTTTATCTGGCGTGACAAGATCAATGACTTGGTGGAGTTCCCTGTTAG GAACCTGGACCTGAGCAAGTTCTGCATTGGTCAGAAAGAGGAGCAGCTGCCCAGCTACGATCTATATGCTGTCATCAACCACTATGGAGGCATGATTGGTGGCCACTACACTGCCTGTGCACGCCTGCCCAATGATCGTAGCAGTCAGCGCAGTGACGTGG GCTGGCGCTTGTTTGATGACAGCACAGTGACAACGGTAGACGAGAGCCAGGTTGTGACGCGTTACGCCTATGTACTCTTCTACCGCCGGCGGAACTCTCCTGTGGAGAGGCCCCCCAGGGCAGGTCACTCTGAGCACCACCCAGACCTAGGCCCTGCAGCTGAGGCTGCTGCCAGCCAG GCTTCCCGGATTtggcaggagctggaggctgaggaggagccGGTGCCTGAGGGGTCTGGGCCCCTGGGTCCCTGGGGGCCCCAAGACTGGGTGGGCCCCCTACCACGTGGCCCTACCACACCAGATGAGGGCTGCCTCCGGTACTTTGTCCTGGGCACCGTGGCGGCTTTGGTGGCCCTCGTGCTCAACGTGTTCTATCCTCTGGTATCCCAGAGTCGCTGGAGATGA
- the USP19 gene encoding ubiquitin carboxyl-terminal hydrolase 19 isoform X7, whose amino-acid sequence MSGGASATGPRRGPPGLEDTTSKKKQKDRANQESKDGGPRKETGSRYVAQAGLELLASGDPSASASHAAGITGSRHHTRLFFPSSSGSASTPQEEQTKEGACEDPHDLLATPPPELLLDWRQSAEEVIVKLRVGVGPLQLEDVDAAFTDTDCVVRFAGGQQWGGVFYAEIKSSCAKVQTGEGSLLHLTLPKKVPMLTWPSLLKPLGTQELVPGLQCQENGQELSPIALEPGPEPHRAKQEARNQKRAQGRGEVGSGAGPGAQAGPSAKRAVHLCRGPEGDGSRDDPGPQGDAPPFVADPATQVEADEQLCIPPLNSQTCLLGSEENLAPLAGEKAVPPGNDPVSPAMVRSRNPGKDDCAKEEMAVAADAAALVDGKEPESMVNLAFVKNDSYEKGPDSVVVHVYVKEICRDTSRVLFREQDFTLIFQTRDGNFLRLHPGCGPHATFRWQVKLRNLIEPEQCTFCFTASRIDICLRKRQSQRWGGLEAPAARGAVGGAKVAVPTGPTPLDSTPPGGAPHPLTGQEEARAVEKDKSKARSEDTGLDSVATRTPMEHVTPKPETHLASPKPTCMVPPMPHSPVSGDSVEEEEEEEKKVCLPGFTGLVNLGNTCFMNSVIQSLSNTRELRDFFHDRSFEAEINYNNPLGTGGRLAIGFAVLLRALWKGTHHAFQPSKLKAIVASKASQFTGYAQHDAQEFMAFLLDGLHEDLNRIQNKPYTETVDSDGRPDEVVAEEAWQRHKMRNDSFIVDLFQGQYKSKLVCPVCAKVSITFDPFLYLPVPLPQKQKVLPVFYFAREPHSKPIKFLVSVSKENSTASEVLDSLSQSVHVKPENLRLAEVIKNRFHRVFLPSHSLDTVSPSDMLLCFELLSSELAKERVVVLEVQQRPQVPSVPISKCAACQRKQQSEDEKLKRCTRCYRVGYCNQLCQKTHWPDHKGLCRPENIGYPFLVSVPASRLTYARLAQLLEGYARYSVSVFQPPFQPGRMALESQSPGCTTLLSTGSLEAGDSERDPIQPPELQLVTPMAEGDTGLPRVWAAPDRGPVPSTSGISSEMLASGPIEVGSLPAGERVSRPEAAVPGYQHPSEAMNAHTPLFFIYKIDSSNREQRLEDKGDTPLELGDDCSLALVWRNNERLQEFVLVASKELECAEDPGSAGEAARAGHFTLDQCLNLFTRPEVLAPEEAWYCPQCKQHREASKQLLLWRLPNVLIVQLKRFSFRSFIWRDKINDLVEFPVRNLDLSKFCIGQKEEQLPSYDLYAVINHYGGMIGGHYTACARLPNDRSSQRSDVGWRLFDDSTVTTVDESQVVTRYAYVLFYRRRNSPVERPPRAGHSEHHPDLGPAAEAAASQASRIWQELEAEEEPVPEGSGPLGPWGPQDWVGPLPRGPTTPDEGCLRYFVLGTVAALVALVLNVFYPLVSQSRWR is encoded by the exons TGGAGGTCCTAGGAAAG agacagggtctcgatatgttgcccaggctggtcttgaacttctggcctcaggtgatccttctgcctcagcctcccatgcagctgggatcacaggctcacgccaccatacccggctgttCTTTCCTTCATCATCAGGGTCAGCATCCACTCCTCAAGAGGAGCAGACCAAAGAGG GAGCTTGTGAAGACCCTCATGATCTCTTGGCTACTCCCCCTCCAGAGTTGTTGCTCGATTGGAGGCAGAGTGCAGAAGAGGTGATTGTCAAGCTTCGTGTGGGAGTAGGTCCCCTGCAGCTGGAGGATGTAGATGCTGCTTTCACAGATACGGACTGTGTGGTGCGGTTTGCAG GTGGTCAGCAGTGGGGTGGTGTCTTCTATGCTGAGATAAAAAGCTCTTGTGCTAAAGTGCAAACCGGCGAGGGCAGTCTCCTGCACCTGACACTGCCCAAAAAGGTGCCTATGCTCACGTGGCCCTCCCTCCTG AAACCTCTAGGGACCCAGGAGCTGGTGCCGGGGCTGCAGTGCCAGGAGAATGGGCAGGAACTGTCTCCCATTGCCCTGGAGCCAGGCCCTGAGCCCCACCGGGCTAAGCAGGAGGCCCGGAACCAGAAGCGGGCCCAGGGCCGTGGTGAGGTAGGCTCAGGGGCTGGCCCCGGGGCCCAGGCAGGGCCCAGCGCCAAGAGGGCTGTGCATCTCTGCAGAGGGCCAGAGGGGGACGGGTCCAGGGATGACCCTGGACCCCAGGGTGATGCCCCACCCTTCGTGGCTGACCCAGCCACCCAG GTTGAGGCTGATGAACAGCTTTGCATACCACCGCTGAACTCCCAaacctgcctcctgggctcagaggaGAATTTAGCCCCTTTGGCAGGAGAGAAAGCAGTGCCTCCCGGGAATGACCCAGTCTCTCCAGCCATGGTCCGGAGCAGAAACCCTGGGAAAGATGACTGTGCCAAGGAGGAGATGGCAGTGGCAGCAGATGCTGCAGCCTTGGTGGATGGTAAAG AGCCCGAGTCGATGGTGAACCTGGCGTTTGTCAAGAATGACTCGTATGAGAAGGGCCCGGATTCAGTGGTGGTGCACGTGTACGTGAAGGAGATCTGCAGGGACACCTCAAGAGTACTTTTCCGTGAGCAGGACTTCACGCTCATCTTCCAGACcag GGATGGAAACTTCCTGAGGCTGCACCCGGGCTGTGGGCCCCACGCCACCTTCCGTTGGCAGGTGAAGCTCAG GAATCTGATTGAGCCAGAGCAGTGCACCTTCTGTTTCACGGCTTCTCGCATCGACATCTGCCTTCGTAAGAGGCAGAGTCAGCGCTGGGGGGGCCTGGAGGCCCCAGCTGCACGAG GTGCAGTGGGTGGTGCAAAGGTTGCCGTGCCGACAGGTCCAACCCCTCTGGATTCAACCCCACCAGGAGGTGCTCCCCACCCGCTGACAGGCCAGGAGGAGGCCCGGGCTGTGGAGAAGGATAAATCCAAGGCACGATCTGAGGACACAGGGCTAGACAGTGTGGCAACCCGCACACCCATGGAGCATGTAACCCCAAAGCCAGAGACACACCTGGCCTCG CCCAAGCCTACATGCATGGTGCCTCCCATGCCCCACAGCCCAGTTAGTGGAGACAgcgtggaggaggaggaagaggaagagaagaaggtgTGTCTGCCAGGCTTCACTGGCCTTGTCAATTTAGGCAACACCTGCTTCATGAACAGCGTCATTCAGTCTCTGTCCAACACTCGGGAACTCCGGGACTTCTTCCATG ACCGCTCCTTTGAGGCTGAGATCAACTACAACAACCCACTAGGGACTGGTGGGCGTCTGGCCATTGGCTTTGCCGTGCTGCTTCGGGCGCTGTGGAAGGGCACCCACCATGCCTTCCAGCCTTCCAAGTTGAAG GCCATTGTGGCGAGTAAGGCCAGCCAGTTCACAGGCTATGCACAGCATGATGCCCAGGAGTTCATGGCTTTCCTGCTGGATGGGCTGCACGAGGACCTGAATCGCATTCAGAACAAGCCCTACACAGAGACCGTGGATTCAGATGGGCGGCCCGATGAG GTGGTAGCTGAGGAAGCATGGCAGCGGCACAAGATGAGGAATGACTCTTTCATCGTGGACTTATTTCAGGGGCAGTACAAGTCGAAGCTGGTGTGCCCTGTGTGTGCCAAG GTCTCCATCACTTTTGACCCGTTTCTTTATCTGCCGGTGCCCTTGCCACAAAAGCAAAAGGTTCTCCCTGTCTTTTATTTTGCCCGAGAGCCCCACAGCAAGCCCATCAAG TTCCTGGTGAGCGTCAGCAAGGAGAACTCCACTGCGAGCGAAGTATTGGACTCCCTCTCTCAGAGTGTTCATGTGAAGCCTGAGAACCTGCGTTTGGCGGAG GTAATTAAGAATCGTTTCCATCGTGTGTTCCTACCCTCCCACTCACTGGACACTGTGTCCCCATCTGATATGCTCCTCTGCTTTGAGCTGCTATCCTCAGAGTTGGCTAAGGAGCGGGTAGTGGTGCTAGAGGTGCAACAG CGCCCCCAGGTGCCCAGCGTCCCCATCTCCAAGTGTGCAGCCTGCCAGCGGAAGCAACAGTCGGAGGATGAAAAGCTGAAGCGCTGTACCCGGTGCTACCGTGTGGGCTACTGCAACCA GCTCTGCCAGAAAACCCACTGGCCTGACCACAAGGGCCTCTGCCGACCTGAGAACATTGGCTACCCCTTCCTGGTCAGTGTACCTGCCTCGCGCCTCACTTATGCCCGCCTCGCTCAGTTGCTAGAGGGCTATGCCCG GTACTCTGTGAGTGTATTCCAGCCACCCTTTCAGCCAGGCCGCATGGCCTTGGAGTCTCAGAGCCCTGGCTGCACCACACTGCTCTCCACTGGCTCCCTGGAGGCTGGGGACAGCGAGAGAGACCCCATTCAGCCACCTGAGCTCCAGCTGGTGACCCCTATGGCTGAGGGGGACACAGGGCTTCCCCGGGTGTGGGCAGCCCCTGACCGGGGTCCTGTGCCCAGCACCAGTGGAATTTCTTCTGAGATGCTGGCCAGTGGGCCCATTGAGGTTGGCTCCTTGCCTGCTGGCGAGAGGGTGTCCCGACCCGAAG CTGCTGTGCCTGGGTACCAGCATCCAAGTGAAGCTATGAATGCCCACACACCCCtgttcttcatctataaaattgatTCATCCAACCGAGAGCAGCGGCTAGAGGACAAAG GAGACACCCCACTGGAGCTGGGTGACGACTGTAGCCTGGCTCTCGTCTGGCGGAACAATGAGCGCTTGCAGGAGTTTGTGTTGGTAGCCTCCAAGGAGCTGGAATGTGCTGAGGATCCAGGCTCTGCCGGTGAGGCTGCCCGGGCCGGCCACTTCACCCTGGACCAGTGCCTCAACCTCTTCACACGGCCTGAGGTGCTGGCACCCGAGGAGGCCTG GTACTGCCCACAGTGCAAACAGCACCGTGAGGCCTCCAAGCAGCTGTTGCTATGGCGCCtgccaaatgttctcattgtgcaGCTCAAGCGCTTCTCCTTTCGTAGTTTTATCTGGCGTGACAAGATCAATGACTTGGTGGAGTTCCCTGTTAG GAACCTGGACCTGAGCAAGTTCTGCATTGGTCAGAAAGAGGAGCAGCTGCCCAGCTACGATCTATATGCTGTCATCAACCACTATGGAGGCATGATTGGTGGCCACTACACTGCCTGTGCACGCCTGCCCAATGATCGTAGCAGTCAGCGCAGTGACGTGG GCTGGCGCTTGTTTGATGACAGCACAGTGACAACGGTAGACGAGAGCCAGGTTGTGACGCGTTACGCCTATGTACTCTTCTACCGCCGGCGGAACTCTCCTGTGGAGAGGCCCCCCAGGGCAGGTCACTCTGAGCACCACCCAGACCTAGGCCCTGCAGCTGAGGCTGCTGCCAGCCAG GCTTCCCGGATTtggcaggagctggaggctgaggaggagccGGTGCCTGAGGGGTCTGGGCCCCTGGGTCCCTGGGGGCCCCAAGACTGGGTGGGCCCCCTACCACGTGGCCCTACCACACCAGATGAGGGCTGCCTCCGGTACTTTGTCCTGGGCACCGTGGCGGCTTTGGTGGCCCTCGTGCTCAACGTGTTCTATCCTCTGGTATCCCAGAGTCGCTGGAGATGA